Proteins from a genomic interval of Gemmatimonadales bacterium:
- a CDS encoding HD domain-containing protein, translated as MTADSAWARERALALVHEYTTSESLRRHMYAVELAMRAMAERAGEDPDAWGLVGLLHDFDYERFPNEAHAADREHPSEGVRLLAVQGFPEPMCRAILGHADYTGVPRDTPLAQALFAVDELCGFLVACALVRPSRSLADLAPASVIKKLKDKAFARGVNREDVRRSAEEIGVPLDEHIAFVLAALRPHEERLGLGAA; from the coding sequence ATGACCGCCGATTCCGCGTGGGCGCGCGAGCGCGCGCTCGCGCTGGTGCACGAATACACCACCTCCGAGTCGTTGCGCCGGCACATGTACGCGGTCGAGCTCGCCATGCGCGCCATGGCGGAGCGGGCCGGCGAAGATCCCGACGCATGGGGGCTCGTCGGCCTGCTGCACGACTTCGACTACGAGCGCTTCCCTAACGAGGCGCACGCGGCGGATCGGGAGCACCCGAGCGAAGGCGTGCGGCTGCTCGCCGTCCAGGGCTTTCCCGAGCCGATGTGCCGCGCCATTCTCGGCCACGCGGACTACACCGGCGTGCCGCGCGACACCCCGCTGGCGCAGGCGCTCTTTGCCGTGGATGAGCTGTGCGGGTTCCTCGTGGCCTGCGCGCTCGTGCGCCCGTCGCGGAGCCTCGCGGACCTCGCGCCGGCTAGCGTGATCAAGAAACTCAAGGACAAGGCGTTTGCGCGCGGCGTGAACCGCGAGGACGTTCGCCGCAGCGCCGAGGAGATCGGGGTGCCGCTCGACGAGCACATCGCGTTCGTGCTCGCGGCCCTCCGCCCCCACGAAGAACGGCTCGGCCTAGGCGCGGCATGA
- a CDS encoding peptidylprolyl isomerase, with the protein MSKTATIETSKGTIVADLFDDEVPNTVANFEKLANGEFYDGTRFHRVIQNFMIQGGDPLSRDPGNPRVGTGGPGYKIKCETHLNTHKHVAGTLSMAHAGKDTGGSQFFICHSPQAHLDRVHTVFGQVTKGMDVVNRIQPNDTINSIRVG; encoded by the coding sequence GTGTCCAAGACCGCAACGATCGAGACCAGCAAGGGCACCATCGTCGCCGATCTGTTCGATGACGAGGTCCCGAATACCGTGGCCAACTTCGAGAAGCTCGCCAACGGCGAGTTCTACGACGGCACCCGCTTCCATCGCGTGATCCAGAACTTCATGATCCAGGGCGGCGATCCGCTTTCCCGGGATCCCGGCAACCCGCGCGTCGGCACCGGCGGCCCCGGCTACAAGATCAAGTGCGAGACTCACCTCAACACCCACAAACACGTCGCGGGCACATTGTCCATGGCGCACGCGGGCAAGGACACCGGAGGCAGCCAGTTCTTCATCTGCCATTCGCCGCAGGCGCATCTCGACCGGGTCCACACCGTTTTTGGCCAGGTGACGAAGGGCATGGACGTGGTGAACCGGATCCAGCCGAACGACACGATCAACTCGATCCGGGTAGGGTGA
- a CDS encoding thioredoxin domain-containing protein — translation MAANRLADERSAYLRSAAHQPIHWYAWGPEAFAAARAAERPILLDIGAVWCHWCHVMDGESYENSATAQILNENFVCVKVDRDERPDVDARYQRAVQMLTHQGGWPLTAFLTPDGQVFYGGTYFPPEDAYGRPGFRTVLASVLEAWRARRGQVESQARAVGDVLGRHLDDGLAGELSPRLLEGAADLMLGAYDAAHGGFGTQPKFPHPRAIEFLLGRWWDAADGGPAARRLREAVVGTLDGMAAGGIRDHLGGGFHRYSVDAEWIVPHFEKMSYDNSELLIAYSDACAALGVEAYADVARGIVHWVREVMADPDGGYAASQDADVGLDDDGDYFTWTRDEAAAVLAPAEFEMAAAYYDIGTAGEMHHDPAKNVLHVPATLSAVAVRLGVAPDAAAQLLASADAKLRAARALRTAPFVDRTRYTNWNAMMASAMLRAGAVLDEEWAHAHAIATLERIRREAPEPDAVAHTPGGLGGLLDDQVQAAAAALDAYEATGDLAWLEWAERLMDRVWRDYRDPKGGGFFDRARAPEVGEGLLPAAIKPVEDTPTPSANGVAAAVSVRLHELTGDARWRERAGEVLRAFAGRAAELGLHGATYLLALDRYLGAPNEFVVTGAARDPLAARMYRTALAAYAPRRVVRRLTPDDVGRSTLPPALAGMLARGPAAAAYACRGTACSPPAVDEAAWQAELRARAPAATLESS, via the coding sequence ATGGCCGCCAACCGCCTCGCCGACGAGCGCTCCGCCTACCTCCGCTCCGCTGCCCACCAGCCGATCCACTGGTACGCGTGGGGCCCCGAGGCCTTTGCCGCGGCGCGGGCGGCCGAGCGTCCCATCCTGCTCGACATCGGCGCCGTCTGGTGCCACTGGTGCCACGTCATGGATGGCGAGTCGTACGAGAACTCCGCCACCGCCCAAATCCTCAATGAAAACTTCGTCTGCGTGAAGGTGGATCGCGACGAGCGCCCCGACGTGGATGCCCGCTACCAGCGCGCGGTGCAGATGCTCACCCACCAGGGCGGCTGGCCGCTCACCGCCTTCCTCACGCCGGATGGCCAGGTGTTCTACGGCGGCACGTACTTCCCGCCTGAGGATGCCTACGGGCGGCCCGGCTTCCGCACCGTGCTCGCGAGCGTGCTCGAGGCATGGCGCGCGCGCCGCGGCCAGGTCGAATCCCAGGCGCGTGCCGTCGGCGACGTGCTCGGCCGTCACCTCGACGACGGGCTTGCCGGCGAGCTGTCGCCGCGGCTGCTCGAGGGAGCCGCCGATCTCATGCTCGGCGCGTACGACGCTGCGCACGGCGGATTCGGGACCCAGCCCAAGTTTCCGCATCCGCGTGCGATCGAGTTCCTCCTCGGGCGCTGGTGGGATGCAGCGGACGGCGGCCCCGCGGCCCGCCGCCTCCGCGAGGCGGTAGTCGGCACGCTTGACGGGATGGCGGCCGGCGGCATCCGCGATCATCTGGGCGGCGGCTTCCATCGCTACAGCGTGGATGCCGAGTGGATCGTGCCCCATTTCGAGAAGATGTCGTATGACAACTCGGAGCTGCTCATCGCGTACTCCGATGCCTGTGCCGCACTCGGCGTGGAGGCGTACGCTGACGTGGCCCGCGGCATCGTGCATTGGGTGCGCGAGGTAATGGCAGACCCCGACGGCGGCTACGCCGCGAGTCAGGACGCGGACGTGGGCCTCGACGATGACGGCGACTACTTCACCTGGACCCGCGACGAGGCGGCCGCGGTGCTGGCGCCCGCCGAATTTGAGATGGCCGCCGCCTACTATGACATCGGCACCGCCGGCGAGATGCACCACGACCCGGCGAAGAACGTGCTTCATGTGCCGGCAACGCTCTCCGCGGTCGCGGTGCGCTTGGGCGTCGCCCCCGATGCCGCGGCTCAGCTCCTCGCCTCCGCCGACGCAAAGCTCAGAGCGGCGCGGGCGCTGCGCACCGCGCCTTTCGTCGATCGCACGCGCTACACCAATTGGAACGCGATGATGGCCTCCGCGATGCTCCGCGCGGGCGCCGTACTCGATGAGGAATGGGCGCATGCCCACGCCATCGCGACGCTGGAGCGGATTCGCCGCGAGGCGCCCGAGCCGGACGCGGTGGCGCACACGCCGGGTGGACTCGGGGGGTTGCTGGACGACCAGGTGCAAGCGGCCGCCGCGGCGCTCGACGCGTACGAAGCCACCGGAGACCTCGCGTGGCTCGAGTGGGCCGAGCGGCTCATGGACCGGGTCTGGCGCGACTACCGCGACCCGAAGGGCGGCGGCTTTTTCGATCGGGCGCGCGCACCCGAAGTGGGCGAGGGACTGCTCCCGGCCGCCATCAAACCGGTCGAGGACACGCCGACCCCATCAGCCAATGGCGTGGCCGCCGCCGTCTCGGTACGGCTGCACGAGCTCACCGGCGACGCGCGCTGGCGCGAACGGGCAGGTGAGGTGCTCCGCGCGTTTGCCGGCCGCGCCGCGGAGTTGGGGCTGCACGGCGCCACCTATCTGCTCGCCCTCGACCGCTACCTCGGCGCGCCAAATGAATTCGTCGTGACCGGCGCCGCTCGCGACCCCCTCGCCGCCCGGATGTACCGCACGGCGCTCGCCGCGTACGCACCGAGGCGCGTGGTGCGGCGCCTCACGCCGGACGACGTGGGGCGATCGACGCTCCCGCCCGCGCTCGCCGGAATGCTCGCCCGCGGCCCCGCGGCGGCGGCCTATGCGTGTCGCGGCACCGCGTGCAGCCCGCCGGCGGTTGACGAAGCGGCCTGGCAAGCCGAACTGCGCGCCCGCGCGCCGGCCGCTACATTGGAGTCTTCCTGA
- a CDS encoding cation:proton antiporter — MHSNVWLVATVWMALALLASLISIRVGVSVALVEILLGVVAGNFLDVHTTPWIDFLATFGSGLLTFLAGAEIDPDSLRRHLKPALVIGAVGFTAPFLAAGAFAYWVAHWERHAAYIAGIALSTTSVAVVYAVMVETGLNRTEIGKLILAACFVNDFGTVLALGIVFANFNGWLALFVAVTATVLWYLPRLTRYVIRSVGQRVSEPEVKFVFLILFGLGGLAQVARSEAVLPAYLVGLVIAGVFVRDRALMDRMRAIAFSLLTPFYFLKAGLYVSLPSVAAGALLIAALLLTKMGSKVVGIWPLTRAFAFERREGVYTTLLMSTGLTFGTISALFGLTNHIITQAQYTVLVTVVIGSAIVPTLIAQRWFAPAAAGPPAVAPPAPVPQPASAI; from the coding sequence GTGCACTCCAACGTCTGGCTGGTTGCCACCGTCTGGATGGCGCTCGCGCTTCTCGCGAGCCTGATCTCGATCCGGGTCGGCGTCTCGGTGGCGCTCGTCGAGATCCTGCTGGGCGTCGTTGCGGGCAATTTCCTCGACGTACACACGACCCCGTGGATCGATTTCCTCGCCACATTCGGATCCGGCTTGCTCACCTTTCTGGCCGGTGCCGAGATCGATCCCGATTCGCTCCGGCGCCATCTCAAGCCGGCACTGGTGATCGGGGCGGTCGGGTTCACCGCTCCATTCCTCGCCGCCGGTGCCTTCGCGTACTGGGTGGCGCACTGGGAGCGGCACGCCGCCTACATCGCCGGCATCGCGCTCTCGACCACATCGGTTGCGGTGGTGTATGCGGTGATGGTGGAGACCGGTCTCAACCGCACGGAGATCGGCAAGCTGATCCTCGCCGCCTGCTTCGTGAACGATTTCGGCACCGTGCTCGCCCTTGGCATCGTCTTCGCGAACTTCAACGGCTGGCTGGCGCTCTTCGTCGCCGTGACCGCGACCGTGCTCTGGTATCTGCCGAGGCTCACGCGCTACGTGATCCGCAGCGTAGGCCAACGGGTGAGCGAACCCGAGGTCAAGTTCGTCTTCCTGATCCTGTTCGGGCTTGGCGGATTGGCGCAGGTGGCCAGGAGCGAAGCGGTGCTGCCGGCGTATCTGGTCGGGCTGGTGATCGCCGGCGTGTTCGTGCGCGACCGCGCGCTCATGGATCGCATGCGGGCCATCGCGTTCAGCCTGCTCACGCCGTTCTACTTTCTCAAGGCCGGGCTGTACGTGTCGCTCCCCTCGGTCGCGGCCGGCGCGCTGCTCATCGCGGCGCTCCTCCTCACCAAGATGGGTTCCAAGGTGGTGGGCATCTGGCCGCTCACGCGCGCGTTCGCGTTCGAGCGCCGCGAAGGTGTGTACACGACGCTGCTCATGTCGACCGGACTCACCTTCGGGACGATCTCCGCCCTGTTCGGGCTCACCAATCACATCATCACCCAGGCGCAGTACACGGTGCTCGTTACCGTGGTGATCGGCAGCGCCATCGTCCCGACGCTCATCGCGCAACGCTGGTTCGCACCGGCGGCCGCCGGGCCGCCGGCGGTGGCGCCGCCGGCACCGGTTCCGCAGCCCGCATCGGCGATCTGA